Proteins encoded in a region of the Pseudomonas putida genome:
- the phnC gene encoding phosphonate ABC transporter ATP-binding protein, giving the protein MIRIRRLAKGYADNPVLRGIDLDVQAGEFVVILGQSGAGKSTLLRCMNRLAKADSGELQVAGVNAMRAADQRALRRQVAMIFQHHNVVPRLSVLKNVLTGRLGHCSTLTSLLQLFRRDDVALARDCLRRVELEHKAGSRTDALSGGQMQRVGIARALAQRPQVILADEPVASLDPNTAQVVMQYLREASRTLGITVVCNLHQVDLARAFADRIVGLASGRLVFDGPPGHLDEAALQRIYHTPSSDEPAVSLAVARPMLTTGTGASA; this is encoded by the coding sequence ATGATCCGCATCCGCCGACTGGCCAAGGGCTACGCCGACAACCCGGTGCTGCGCGGCATCGACCTGGACGTTCAAGCCGGTGAATTCGTGGTGATCCTTGGCCAGTCTGGTGCCGGCAAGTCCACCCTGCTGCGCTGCATGAACCGCCTGGCCAAGGCTGACAGCGGCGAGCTGCAGGTAGCCGGGGTAAACGCCATGCGCGCAGCCGATCAACGCGCCCTGCGCCGGCAAGTGGCAATGATCTTCCAGCATCACAACGTGGTGCCGCGCCTGTCGGTGCTGAAAAACGTACTGACCGGTCGCCTGGGCCACTGCAGTACCCTCACCTCGCTGCTGCAGCTGTTCCGCCGCGACGACGTGGCATTGGCCCGTGACTGCCTGCGCCGGGTGGAGCTGGAGCACAAGGCCGGCTCACGCACCGATGCGCTGTCTGGCGGGCAGATGCAGCGGGTGGGCATCGCCCGTGCGCTGGCCCAGCGGCCCCAGGTCATCCTGGCCGACGAGCCGGTGGCCAGCCTCGACCCGAATACTGCGCAGGTGGTAATGCAGTACCTGCGCGAAGCCAGCCGCACCCTCGGCATTACCGTTGTGTGCAACCTGCACCAGGTAGACCTGGCCCGGGCCTTCGCCGACCGCATCGTTGGCCTGGCCAGCGGGCGCCTGGTGTTCGATGGCCCGCCTGGGCACTTGGACGAAGCAGCCCTGCAGCGTATCTATCACACGCCCTCATCCGATGAGCCCGCAGTATCACTGGCCGTGGCCCGGCCGATGCTGACCACCGGCACAGGAGCCTCGGCATGA
- a CDS encoding LysR substrate-binding domain-containing protein, with amino-acid sequence MYQYHKWLRSFHAVARTGSFTQAAELLSIGQPTISEQVSGLEKRFCVELFHRRGRFIELSPAGRQLYEITQGLFGQEDEALQLLQSFQQRKQGMLRIGAVSPPIAMSLTYELMQRYPQIELETSFSSEAGTLERLYNFDIDLAILALSEFDQRLSTRLYRTCPILAVVRDDHPWARQASVSVKDIAGQRVVLREAASRTRQLVEEGCRQHGVTLDCAMQLNSREAIVHAVVHGIGVGFVSAVEYADRPGTRSIAFAEDPFHIHYYLCCLGIRRNRAIIAELFDALNAH; translated from the coding sequence ATGTACCAGTACCACAAGTGGTTGCGCTCATTTCATGCGGTGGCGCGCACCGGCAGTTTCACCCAGGCCGCCGAGTTGCTGAGCATCGGCCAGCCAACCATCAGCGAGCAGGTCAGTGGCCTGGAAAAGCGCTTTTGCGTGGAACTGTTCCACCGTCGAGGGCGCTTTATCGAGCTCAGCCCGGCAGGCCGCCAGCTGTACGAAATTACCCAGGGCCTGTTCGGCCAGGAGGACGAAGCGCTGCAACTGTTGCAGAGCTTCCAGCAGCGCAAGCAAGGCATGTTGCGCATCGGGGCGGTGTCGCCGCCGATTGCCATGAGCCTGACCTACGAGCTGATGCAGCGCTACCCGCAGATCGAGCTGGAAACCTCGTTCAGCAGCGAAGCCGGCACGCTGGAGCGGCTGTACAACTTCGACATAGACCTGGCCATCCTCGCCCTGTCGGAGTTCGACCAGCGCCTGAGCACGCGGCTTTACCGCACTTGCCCGATTCTGGCGGTGGTGCGCGACGACCACCCGTGGGCGCGGCAGGCGAGTGTCAGCGTCAAGGACATTGCCGGCCAGCGGGTGGTATTGCGCGAAGCGGCATCGCGCACCCGGCAACTGGTCGAAGAAGGCTGCCGCCAGCATGGCGTGACACTGGATTGCGCGATGCAGTTGAACAGCCGCGAGGCCATCGTGCATGCGGTGGTGCATGGTATTGGCGTGGGCTTTGTCTCGGCAGTGGAGTACGCCGACCGCCCCGGCACGCGCTCCATCGCCTTTGCCGAAGACCCGTTCCACATCCATTACTACCTGTGCTGCCTGGGCATCCGCCGTAACCGGGCGATCATCGCCGAGCTGTTCGACGCGCTCAACGCGCACTGA
- the phnD gene encoding phosphonate ABC transporter substrate-binding protein, which produces MTPLPKLLRCARLALLPLLLAPTVQAQQALTVGLIPSEDSQAMIKSSQQVLDQLQARLGMPVKPYVATDYNGVIEALRAGKLDVAYLGPFSYVLANQVAGAEAFAVAVTRKTASSAYHSLIIARQDSGIRTLDDLKGHTFAFVDPSSASGHLFPKAGLEHAGHDPKTLFSRVIFSGSHDASILAVENRKVDAAAVADRILAGAVNSGQVKQQDFQVVWTSPDIPESPMVWRKNLDPELQAKLRGAFAEIKDVPWGDQGMLNGFQPTTDAAYNVVRDTAKVLDLDLRSLK; this is translated from the coding sequence ATGACACCCCTCCCGAAACTGTTGCGCTGTGCCCGCCTTGCCCTGCTGCCACTGCTGCTCGCCCCCACCGTGCAAGCCCAGCAGGCGCTGACCGTCGGCCTGATCCCGTCGGAAGACTCCCAGGCCATGATCAAGAGCAGCCAGCAAGTGCTCGACCAGTTGCAGGCGCGCCTGGGCATGCCGGTCAAGCCGTACGTTGCCACCGACTACAACGGGGTGATCGAAGCCCTGCGCGCCGGCAAGCTGGACGTCGCCTACCTCGGCCCGTTCTCCTATGTCCTTGCCAACCAGGTAGCAGGCGCCGAAGCCTTTGCCGTGGCAGTGACCAGGAAGACCGCCAGCAGTGCCTACCACAGCCTGATCATTGCCCGCCAAGACAGCGGCATCCGCACGCTCGACGACCTCAAGGGGCATACCTTTGCCTTCGTCGACCCCAGCTCTGCCTCCGGCCACCTGTTCCCCAAGGCCGGCCTGGAGCATGCCGGGCACGACCCGAAAACCCTGTTCTCGCGGGTGATCTTCTCGGGGTCGCACGACGCCAGCATCCTCGCCGTGGAAAACCGCAAGGTCGATGCCGCCGCCGTGGCCGACCGCATCCTGGCCGGCGCCGTGAACAGTGGCCAGGTCAAGCAGCAGGACTTCCAGGTGGTGTGGACCTCGCCAGACATTCCCGAATCTCCGATGGTCTGGCGCAAGAACCTCGACCCCGAACTGCAGGCCAAACTGCGCGGTGCGTTTGCCGAGATCAAGGATGTACCGTGGGGTGACCAGGGCATGCTCAATGGCTTCCAGCCAACCACCGATGCTGCCTACAACGTGGTTCGCGACACGGCCAAGGTGCTCGACCTCGACCTGCGGAGCCTGAAATGA
- the phnX gene encoding phosphonoacetaldehyde hydrolase → MHYQQPKQLQAAILDWAGTVVDFGSFAPTQIFVEAFAEFGVQVSLEEARGPMGMGKWDHIRTLCNVPAIAARYHAAFGHTPSDDDVTAIYERFMPLQIEKIADHSALIPGALEAIAQMRQQGLKIGSCSGYPAVVMEKVVALALRNGYSADHVVATDEVPNGRPYPAQALANVVALGVSDVAACVKVDDTWPGILEGRSAGMWTVALTCSGNALGLTHEQYKALPEAELEQQRQRIGSLFEGSRPHYLIDTIAELPGVIADINARLARGEMPQSS, encoded by the coding sequence ATGCATTATCAGCAACCCAAGCAACTGCAAGCCGCCATTCTCGACTGGGCCGGCACCGTGGTGGATTTCGGCTCGTTCGCCCCCACCCAGATCTTTGTCGAGGCCTTTGCCGAGTTCGGCGTGCAGGTCAGCCTGGAAGAAGCCCGCGGGCCCATGGGGATGGGCAAGTGGGACCACATTCGCACCCTGTGCAATGTGCCGGCCATCGCTGCGCGTTACCACGCCGCCTTCGGCCACACGCCAAGCGACGACGATGTAACAGCCATCTACGAGCGCTTCATGCCCTTGCAGATCGAGAAGATCGCCGACCATTCGGCGCTGATCCCCGGAGCGCTGGAGGCCATCGCCCAGATGCGCCAACAGGGGCTGAAAATTGGCTCGTGCTCGGGTTACCCGGCGGTGGTGATGGAAAAGGTAGTGGCCCTGGCCTTGCGCAATGGCTACAGCGCCGACCACGTGGTGGCAACCGACGAGGTACCCAATGGCCGCCCCTACCCCGCGCAGGCACTGGCCAACGTGGTCGCCCTGGGGGTGAGCGACGTGGCAGCTTGCGTCAAGGTCGACGACACCTGGCCGGGCATTCTCGAAGGGCGCAGCGCCGGGATGTGGACCGTGGCCCTGACCTGCTCAGGCAACGCGCTTGGGCTCACCCATGAGCAGTACAAGGCCCTGCCCGAAGCGGAACTGGAACAGCAACGCCAGCGCATCGGCAGCCTGTTCGAAGGGTCGCGACCGCATTACCTGATCGACACCATCGCCGAGCTACCCGGGGTAATCGCCGATATCAACGCCCGCCTGGCGCGCGGGGAAATGCCCCAGAGCAGTTGA
- the phnE gene encoding phosphonate ABC transporter, permease protein PhnE — translation MNPQSHQWLVNTPTRARGWLGTAALLLAVVLVLQWSAEGAQLSWAELANGLPQIGDFLGRSLPPDLSILPSLWQPALETLQIALWGTLLGIILALPLGFLAARNLHGNRWLYQATRQVLNVIRSINELILALVFVSAVGLGPFPGVLALAMHGVGMLGKFFAESIEEIDQGPIEALQATGARPLQVIAFGVLPQVITAWIAVVLYRFEVNLRSATVLGMVGAGGLGFELVSSLKLFKYQETATCILVITVMVVLADLASNRLRHAIQGNARH, via the coding sequence ATGAACCCACAAAGCCACCAATGGCTGGTCAATACACCCACCCGCGCCCGTGGCTGGCTGGGCACTGCCGCACTGCTGCTGGCAGTGGTCCTGGTGTTGCAGTGGAGCGCCGAAGGCGCACAACTGAGCTGGGCCGAGTTGGCCAACGGGCTACCACAGATCGGCGATTTCCTTGGCCGCTCGCTGCCGCCCGACCTGAGCATCCTGCCAAGCCTTTGGCAGCCGGCCCTGGAAACCCTGCAAATTGCCCTGTGGGGTACCTTGCTGGGGATCATCCTCGCCCTGCCACTGGGCTTTCTCGCGGCGCGCAACCTGCACGGCAACCGCTGGCTGTACCAGGCCACCCGGCAGGTGCTGAACGTGATTCGTAGCATCAACGAACTGATCCTGGCCCTGGTGTTCGTCTCCGCGGTGGGGCTGGGGCCCTTCCCAGGCGTGCTGGCCCTGGCGATGCATGGCGTGGGCATGCTCGGCAAGTTCTTTGCCGAAAGCATCGAGGAGATCGACCAAGGACCAATTGAAGCGCTGCAGGCGACCGGTGCACGGCCACTGCAGGTGATCGCTTTCGGCGTACTACCACAGGTGATCACCGCCTGGATCGCCGTGGTGCTGTACCGCTTCGAGGTGAACCTGCGTTCGGCCACGGTACTGGGTATGGTCGGTGCCGGTGGCCTGGGCTTCGAGCTGGTCAGCAGCCTGAAACTGTTCAAGTACCAGGAAACCGCCACCTGCATCCTGGTCATCACCGTGATGGTGGTATTGGCCGACCTGGCCTCCAACCGCCTGCGCCATGCGATTCAGGGCAACGCCCGCCACTGA
- the psrA gene encoding iron-containing alcohol dehydrogenase PsrA: MPACFHNPVTTVFGGGSLDQIAEHCPGKVALVTFPEAAQLGLLARVRSLLGERLVCVIDNVQPNPDVAWLRGVHEAFWAQHGDCDTVLALGGGSAIDTAKALIVGTASGRFDELLDLLASGKPFVPPRHKTLVAAPTTAGTGSEVTPWATLWDAGQQKKYSLHLPCTWPSVALIDPQLMLSVPAAVTVSTGLDALSHALESIWNHNANPLSDTFALSAIEDILDCLPRLQQDLGNPELRARMALAALKAGLAFSNTKTALAHSISYEMTLRHGLPHGIACSFTLPLVLGLAWGRDAGRDQTLQKAFGHDLAAAQQRLRAFLHRLGVRTEFEDYGVTAAEAEAMIDAALQGARGRNFIGAQAA; the protein is encoded by the coding sequence ATGCCTGCCTGCTTCCACAACCCGGTCACCACCGTTTTCGGCGGTGGCAGCCTGGACCAGATCGCCGAACACTGCCCTGGCAAGGTCGCCTTGGTTACCTTTCCCGAAGCTGCGCAGCTCGGCCTGCTGGCCAGGGTGCGCAGCCTGTTGGGCGAGCGCCTGGTGTGCGTGATCGACAACGTCCAACCCAACCCCGATGTCGCCTGGCTGCGTGGCGTGCACGAAGCCTTTTGGGCCCAGCACGGCGATTGCGATACGGTGCTGGCATTGGGGGGTGGCAGCGCCATCGATACCGCCAAGGCACTGATCGTCGGTACCGCTTCAGGCCGATTCGACGAACTGCTTGACCTGCTGGCCAGTGGCAAACCGTTTGTTCCGCCCCGGCACAAGACCCTGGTAGCCGCGCCGACCACGGCCGGCACCGGCAGCGAGGTGACGCCTTGGGCCACCCTGTGGGACGCCGGCCAGCAGAAGAAGTACTCGCTGCACCTGCCCTGCACCTGGCCCAGCGTTGCATTGATCGACCCGCAGCTGATGCTCAGTGTGCCGGCTGCCGTAACCGTGTCCACCGGGCTGGATGCCTTGTCCCACGCGCTGGAGTCGATCTGGAACCACAACGCCAACCCACTCTCCGACACCTTCGCGCTGTCGGCCATCGAGGACATCCTCGACTGCCTGCCACGCCTGCAACAAGACCTTGGCAACCCCGAACTGCGCGCACGCATGGCCTTGGCCGCACTGAAGGCTGGGTTGGCCTTTTCCAACACCAAGACCGCGCTGGCCCATTCCATTTCCTACGAAATGACCTTGCGCCACGGCCTGCCCCACGGCATTGCCTGCTCGTTCACCCTGCCGCTGGTGCTGGGCCTGGCCTGGGGCCGTGATGCCGGGCGCGACCAGACCCTGCAAAAGGCGTTCGGCCACGACCTCGCGGCAGCGCAACAGCGCTTGCGGGCGTTTCTTCACCGCCTGGGCGTGCGCACCGAGTTCGAAGATTACGGCGTGACAGCCGCCGAGGCCGAGGCGATGATCGACGCCGCCCTGCAGGGCGCCCGCGGGCGCAATTTCATCGGCGCGCAAGCCGCCTGA
- a CDS encoding MFS transporter, translating to MNRAQTLTGAMPSTLPFRLAQWRMLLAAMFCYLFFYTGRQTFGFAIPGIQAEFGLSKETLGWASTAMLWMYAVGQAINGNLADKFGGRRIMSIGAVLSCGANWVTSFAGGFLSLILPWGVNGYFQALGWAPGSRLLSNWWGAAERGKVYGFYVFAAGCASVLSYVTSVVVIDVLHLEWRWIFRLPVLLMLAGGIVFYLVARERPQDMGYPALDDTGVANAEDRANEASLGGEETSRQRYLAVLKNPRLLVAAVSLGFQNAARYGLIVWVPVHFLGANWQKGDSFIDPKWITIALPVGMAVGALSNGWVSDKLFGSKRYLAIMLYMVLGALTSLWMWSLPAHSAVGLLALFLCGFFVYGPASSFWALCPDLVGARRAGTATGIMNFASYLFAGLAEPLIGRMLDTTGNTSLIFIVVTSACACSALVALFVRR from the coding sequence ATGAACCGCGCACAAACCCTGACTGGCGCAATGCCCAGCACCCTGCCGTTTCGCCTTGCGCAATGGCGCATGCTGCTGGCCGCGATGTTCTGCTACTTGTTCTTCTACACCGGGCGGCAAACCTTCGGCTTCGCCATCCCCGGGATCCAGGCCGAGTTCGGCCTGAGCAAGGAAACCCTCGGCTGGGCCTCCACCGCCATGCTGTGGATGTATGCCGTTGGCCAAGCCATCAATGGCAACCTCGCCGACAAGTTCGGCGGCCGACGCATCATGAGCATCGGCGCCGTGTTGTCGTGCGGCGCCAACTGGGTCACCAGCTTTGCTGGCGGTTTTCTCAGCCTGATCCTGCCGTGGGGCGTCAACGGTTATTTCCAGGCCCTGGGCTGGGCGCCCGGCAGCCGCCTGCTTTCAAACTGGTGGGGCGCTGCCGAGCGCGGCAAGGTGTATGGCTTCTATGTGTTCGCCGCTGGCTGCGCATCGGTGCTGTCGTATGTGACCTCGGTGGTGGTGATCGATGTGCTGCACCTGGAGTGGCGCTGGATTTTCCGCTTGCCTGTGCTGCTGATGCTGGCCGGTGGCATCGTCTTCTACCTGGTGGCGCGGGAGCGCCCGCAAGACATGGGTTACCCGGCGCTGGACGACACTGGCGTGGCCAACGCCGAAGACCGTGCCAACGAGGCCAGCCTGGGCGGTGAAGAAACCTCGCGCCAACGTTACCTGGCCGTGCTGAAAAACCCGCGCCTGCTGGTGGCAGCGGTGTCATTGGGCTTCCAGAACGCCGCGCGGTACGGCTTGATCGTCTGGGTGCCCGTGCATTTCCTGGGTGCCAACTGGCAGAAAGGCGACAGTTTCATCGACCCGAAATGGATCACCATCGCCTTGCCGGTAGGCATGGCCGTTGGCGCGCTGAGCAATGGCTGGGTGTCGGACAAACTGTTCGGCAGCAAACGTTACCTGGCGATCATGCTGTACATGGTGCTGGGCGCGCTCACCAGCCTGTGGATGTGGAGCCTGCCAGCGCACAGCGCGGTTGGCCTGCTGGCGCTGTTCCTCTGCGGTTTCTTCGTCTACGGCCCGGCATCGAGCTTCTGGGCGCTGTGCCCGGACCTGGTCGGCGCGCGTCGCGCCGGCACCGCCACCGGCATCATGAATTTCGCCTCGTACCTGTTCGCCGGGCTGGCAGAGCCGCTGATCGGACGTATGCTCGACACCACCGGCAACACCTCGCTGATTTTCATCGTGGTCACCAGCGCCTGCGCCTGCAGTGCCCTGGTCGCCCTGTTCGTACGCCGCTGA